The Lichenicola cladoniae sequence CACGGGCGAGCCCTACGACCAACGGTATGTCTCGGTGATCAGGGTGCGTGACGGAAACATCGTGCATTACAAGGATTACTGGAATCCGATTGCCGTTCTCCGCACGATCAAAGGGGAGCAAATCCTGAAAGCCTTCGCTGTGGGCTGAGTGGACTTGACGTTTATGCGGTGGTCGACGAGCCGGACGCCCTGGTCTTTCCACCGGAGTGGCGGCTGAGGATGGGGCGGACCCCGAATGCCCGTTCCACACTCTCAGCTACAGCTCCATTGGGGTAGACCCCAGCGAGGCACCAACCTGAGACACTTTCTCCGTCTCAATAGGGTTGCTTTCGGCATTCTGGAACGATACCGTTTCGGGGTCTAGATCCTTCCGGAACAATATGGCGTTTTACGGGTATGCCCGCGTCTCTACGCTGGACCAGGACCTCACCGTGCAGCGGCAGGCGCTGCGCGCGGCTGGCTGTGGCGTGATCCGCGCTGAGAAGGCGAGCGGCAGCCGGCGCGACGGCCGGACCGAGCTGCAGGTACTGCTCGACTTCGCGCAGGCGGGCGACACCCTGGTCGTCACCCGCATCGACCGTCTCGCGCGTTCGATGAAAGACCTGCAGGACATCGTGCACGAGCTGAAAAGTCGTGGCGTGATGCTGCGCGCGACCGAGCAGCCGGTCGATACCAGCACGGCAGCCGGCAAGGCGTTCCTTGATATGCTAGGGGTGTTCGCGGAGTTCGAAACCAATCTGCGTCGCGAGCGCCAGCTTGAGGGTATCGCTCTGGCCAAGGCACGTGGCGTTTACCGTGGTCGCAAGCCTAGCATCGACACGGTCGAGATCAGACGGCTGCGCGAGCAGGACGGCCTGGGACCGACTGCGATCGCCCGTCAGCTCGGCATTGGCAGGGCTTCCGTCTACCGGGCTCTTGGGAGCCCATGATGGTGGGGGGCGTCGCCGTGCCGATCGAGGCGATCGCGATGCTCCGCCGCCGGATGGCGGCACTTCCGGCCCGCCATCCTCAGCGCGGGCCGCTGCTGTCGTCGACTGCCGAGCTCTACGCGGTCAGCCGCGCGACGCTGTACCGGCTGCTGCGCGGCGAGCGTCGACCCCGCGACGCGCAGCGCGGCGACCGCGGCACCCCGCGCGTCATGGCGGCGGCCGAGATCGAGCGCTGGTGCGAGATCATCGCCGCCATGAAGATCCGCACCACCAACCGCAAGGGACGGCATCTTTCGACCGTCCGCATCCTGCAGCTCCTCGTTGGGCACGGCATCGAGACGCCTGACGGCCTGCAGAGGCTACCATCGGGTCGGCTGACCGCCTCGACGATCAACCGGCACATGCGCCGCCTCGGCTACGACCGTGAGCGCATGACGCGCCAGCCGCCGGCGGTGCGGTTCCAGGCCGAGCGGTCGAACGCGCTCTGGCACTTCGACATGAGTCCGTCCGACCTGAAGCAGCTGGCGACGCCCCCCTGGATCGACCCGGACCGGGCTGGCGCGCCGACGCTGATGCTGTTCAGCGTGGTGGATGACCGCTCGGGCGTCGCCTGGCAGGAGTACCGCTGCGTCTACGGCGAGGACGTCGAGGCGGCGCTGCGTTTCCTGTTCGCCGCCATGTCGCTCAAGTCGGATGAGGCAGACCCGTTCCAGGGCATCCCGGCCGTCCTCTACGTGGACAACGGGCCGGTCGCGAAGTCGGCGGTGTTCCGGCGGGTGATGGAGAGCCTCGGCGTCGAGGTGGTCACGCACATGCCGGCCGGCAGCGACGGCAGGCGGACCACGGCGCGGGCCAAGGGCAAGGTCGAGCGGCCCTTCCGCACGGTCAAGGACGCACATGAGACGCTCTACCACTTCCACCAGCCGGCCTCGGAGGAAGAGGCCAACCGTTGGCTCGCGCGTTTTATCCGCACCTACAACCTCGGCGATCACCGCGCAGAGCCGCGCAGTCGCATCGAGGACTGGCTTGCGCACCTGCCGCCAGACGGCCTGCGTCAGATGTGCGCATGGGAGCGGTTCTGCGCCTTTGCCCGCGAGCCCGAGCGTCGTGCCGTCGGCGTCGACTGCCGGCTGACGGTGGCCGGCGTCGCCTACGAGGTCGACCCCGAGCTTGCGGGCGAGACGGTGGTGGTCTGGTGGGGGCTGTTCGACCAGGAGCTCTGGGTCGAGCACGGCGAGGAGCGGTTCGGGCCCTTCCATCCGGTCGGTGGCCCGGTCCCGCTGCACCGCTACCGCCGGCATCGCAAAAGCCGGCGCGAGGTCCGTGCCGACCGGGTCGGCGACCTGGCTCAGCAACTCGCTCTGCCGCGCTCCGCCCTCTCAGGGGAAGATGACGTCGTGCTGATCGGAGCCTTACCAATGGCCGCGGAGCATGTGCCTGTGCGCCCGTTCCGCGATCCCGACCCGTTCCAAGAGCTGAACTTCCCAACGCCGCTGGCGGCCAAGCGCGCAATCGCCGACGAGATCAGGCTGCCGCTCGGCAGGCTGTCGGACGACGACCGCGGGTTCATCGACGCCCTCGTGGCACGCACGCTGTCGCGGCCCGAGCTGATTGCCGCGGTGCGTGAACGCTTTCCGCAAGGCCGCAAGGGAGGCGTCGGATGCTGACCGAGGTCATGCGCTACTACCGCCTCGCCCGGCCGCCGGTCGACGCCGGCTTCTACGAGACCGAGCACCACGCCCAGGTGTCGCGCGACATCCGGGCTGCGATCATGGGCGGCCGCCTGATCGCGCTGACCGCCGTCATCGGGTCGGGCAAGACGATCTTGTCGCGGCGCCTGCGCGCTGAGCTGGAACGGGAAGGCCGGGTCATCGTGTCCCGTTCGCTGTCGGTCGAGAAGGCCAAGATCACCGTGCCGCTGCTGATCTCGGCGCTGTTCTACGACCTCACGCCGGAGAAGACGGTGACGATCTCCAGCCAGAGCGAGCGGCGCGAGCGCGACCTGCAGGAGCTGTTCCGGCGCGCCAAGAAGCCCGTCGCGCTGTTCATCGACGACGCCCACGATTTGCACCCAAAAACCCTGGTCGCCCTGAAGCGGCTGACCGAGGTCGTGGTCGAGGGCGGCGGCCAGCTCTCCGTCGTGCTGGTCGGCCACCCAAAGCTGAAGAACGACCTGCGCCGGCCGCAGATGGAAGAGATCGGCGACCGCACCACCGTGTTCGAGTTCGGCGGTCTGCGAGACCGCCAGCGCGACTACGTGGACTGGGTGCTCAAGAGCAGCCTGGAGGAGGGCGTCACGCCGGAGGACGTCATCACCGACGCCGCCGCGACCCGGTTGGCGGCCAAGCTCAAAACCCCGCTGCAGATCGGCCAACACCTGGTGCGGGCATTCGAGGCCGGCTTCGAGGTTGGCGCCAAACCAATCGACGAGACCGTGGTCGAGGCCGTGCTGTCGCTGCAGATCGACGACCTGGAGCCCCGCCTGACGCGTAACGGCTACGACATCCGCAACCTGGTCGAGCAGCTCGATGCCAAGCCGGCCGAAATCCGTCGCCTACTGCGGGGCGACCTCGAGCCGGCGCGGTCGCGTGAGCTTATGGACGAGATGCGTGCAGCCGGCTTGCCAACCTGATCGCGGCCACCCTGCGCCGCTGTCCGGCTATTGCGCGTCCGTCTCACCGAGCGTGCGCTGTGTCTCACCGATCGTGCGCCGGACGCTCCCATCCGTCTCACATAATGTGCGCCGAAACGGACCATCTATTGCGCGTCCGGGCGTACATCATTGCGCGCCGTTACACCTACCGCGACCCGCACGCGGCTCGGGCCGCGCTGGACGAGCTGGTGAAGAGCCAGGGATGGACGAGTGCCGCGTCGCGGATTGAGGCCGACCCGCTCCAGCTTGGGGAGCTGCGCGGCAAGGAGGGTCTGTTCGCGGGAGCCAAGGCCCGTGCGGAGCGTGTAGCGGCGCAGCGTGCGGCCGGTGCGATCGGATCGAGCCTGGAGCGGATCGGGGAAGCAGAGGCGCGGGCGGAGCGGAGCTACCGCACGGGTGTGGAGGCTCAGCGCATGGCGGATGCGACCGGCATCCCGCGCTTGTCCGCCGCGGCCGAGGCTGCGATCGGCGTAGTGGCCGCAGAACCGGACGAGAAGGCTCGGGCTGTAGCGTGGCGGGCTGTTCAGGCGGACGAGCGTGTCTCGGGAGAGCTGTGGGCCTTTGGTGCTGCAGTCGAGCAGCGGTTCGGGGAGGAAGGCGTGCGCGCCATGCTGCGGACCGGAGGACGGCGAGGCGCCGGTACGGCGGCGTCGGTTACGCCCAAGCAGCGGCCGGAGCTGGACCGGGTGGCCGAGCTAACCGCCGCCCTGAAATCAGGCGAGCAGGCCGATACCAGCCTGACCCAGCGCAAAGCGGAAAACGAACGACAAGGACAGCGCCGGGGACTGCGCACGTAGGGCGTCCGGTAGCAAGGGAAACTGAACTGCCTTTCAACTCTCATCGTCCATGACCGCCGAGTTGCGGACCGGTAAAAGCTCTCTCCGGCCGTCAATCGCCACTTGATGGCTTGGTTAGGCCGACGAGGCACATGGGGCCGCACTCACGGGTCCATGCCTTTTTGGCGAAGCTGCTCACTCGCCTTCTCCGTCTTTTCCGACGCGACATCCAGAACTCGCAATATCAGCTTCGTCTTGGAGAACTGGATATGGCGATATTCCACCATCTCGATGCGGTTGCCCCACGGGTCGCATATCTCAAATCCTGGCCCGTCGAGGATCAAGGCGTTTGCCGCTTCCGCGCGCTCACGCAATCCGGTTAGGTCGTCGACCACCAGACCGAAGTGCCTTTTGTCGTCTGGCCGTCGGCTTCCGCCCTCGGCAAGGGCCAGGAACTGATCGCCCATGTCAATGAACGCCATTTGGCTGGCTCGGCCCCGCAGCTCAAAGTCGAACAGGCGTCCGTAGAAGGCCAAGGCTGCATCGAGATCGCCGACCTCGAGTGCTACGTGGTTGATTCCGACGAGCTTGGTCATACTGTTCCTCTCAACCCGTAAGCTTCCTCGGGCCTGCAGATGGCTGAGCTAGTCGAGCAACACGTGGCACCAGATCACACGAGCGTTTGATCCTTTGCAGACGCCTCACGCTGTGCTCTTCAGGATCTCACTGCGATACTTGGGTGCCAGTTTTCCTGCTAGCCTGCCTTTTTCTGCCTGCTCCTCCTTGGAGACATCCGGCGGGAGTGCGTCGCGGCTGACGATCGGTATAGCCACAGCCATGAAGAATTCTTCCTGGCCGGCCGGCGTGCACATGCAGAGCATGTGGACCGTGTCACCAGATTTGTTCTTGAACTGGTGCGGCGCGTTGGCGGGAACGTTGATGGTCATGGGCGCCTTCACCGTTTGCGTCTCAGCCCGAAAGGTGAACTCCAACTCGCCTTCGAGCAGCGTGAACATCTCCTCGAAGTCGTGTCGATGAGGCGGCGGCCCGCTGCCGTCCGGCACCAGCATGTCAATCAGGCAGTAACGCCCGTCCGTCTCCGCGCCAGAGACAAGAATCGTGTAGGTATCGCCAACGAGCGAGATGTGGCGCGCGTGCGGGTCGTCTGGACTGATAACCGTCAGCTTGCGGCTGAGATCGTCGGCGGGAATCGGCGTTCCGGGCGGTATCGAAGTAATCGAATGGTCGGGCAAGAGCGTTCCTTTCTTAAAGCTTCAGACGGTCAGCTTGGCCGCCATGGCGAGGATGTGCTTGATGACGGTGCTCGGCTGTTCTTCGGGCATGAAGTGGCCGCTATCGTCGAGCGTGTGCGCCTCGACATGTTCGGCAATCAGCTCGACCATCTCGCCAACCTTGGCGCCGAGGCCATGGCGCGAGCCGCCGAGGGCCACGACCGGTACACGGACCTTGTTGCTCATCAGCGGCTCAGTCTGGACGATGCTGGTGAAGGCGGCGCGATAGACGCCCATCGCGCCGAGCACGCCTTCGCGCCCGGCAAAGGTGCGCAGATACTCATCCACTGTTGCTGGATCGATTGAGGTAGGGTCAGCCGTTGCCCCCTCATAGAACCAGGTCAGGAAGGCGCGTTCGTTGCCGACGACCAGCCGCTCGGGCACGCCCGGCGCCAACGGCAGGATCCACCACCACATTGATCCCCTGGCCATAGCCTCCGGCGTGTAGGCGACGATCCGTTGCAGCACGTCCGACAGCATCACCGGCCCTTCGATGTAGAGCAGACCGGCTAGCTCCTCCGGTTGATCGGCCGCCCAGATCAGTGCAGGTGGCGCGCCCATGTCGTGAGCCGCCAGGATCAGCTTGCGCCCCCCGCCAAACCCGATCTGCCGCACCAGGGCACGACACTCGTTGGCCAGTGCGCGATTGTCGTAGCCGTCGTTCCCGGCCGGCTTGTCGCTGTCGCCGAACCCGCGCATGTCGGGGATCAGCACGGCAAGACCTGCGTCCGCCAGCGCGGGCGCCACCTTGTGCCAAGCGTAGCCGGTACTGAGGAAACCATGCCAGAGCAGGACTGGAAGACCGTCGGGCTTCCCGCCCAGCCAATAGTGCAGCCGTGTTCCGTCAACGGTGACCGTCTCGCTATGGAAGCCGGTGATCGGCGCGCCTGCGGTCATGGAAATGTCTTTCAGGCGGCTTGGGCCAAAGCGAGAGTAGGGTAATCAGTGTAGCCCTCCGGTCCCACGCCATAGAATTTTGTGGGATCAGGCTTGTTGAGCGGTGCATCCGATCCAAGCCGGGCTACGAGGTCTGGGTTGGCGATGTAGGGAACGCCGAACGCCACGAGATCGGCGTCACCCGCCGCAAGCACCGCGTTGGCCTTTGCCTTGTCGAAACCAGTGTTGACGATGATGGGTACCGATATCATCGGCCGGAAGGTCCGGGCGACGTGTTCGATCTGCACTCCCCGCTCGGAATCCTTGGCGTTTGGTTCGAGCATGCAGAGATAGCCGACCTTCAAGGCATCCAGCGCTCGGACGACATGGCCAAACGTCGCCAGCTTGTCGCTATCGTCCACCCCGTAGAGGAAGCTCGACGGGGAAAGACGCACGCCGACATGGGCGGCGTCCCACGCCTTGATCATTGCCGCCGTGGTCTCGATCATCAGCCGCGCGCGGTTCTCGACCGGGCCGCCATAGGCGTCGGACCGCTTGTTGCTGCCGTCCTGTAGGAACTGGTCCTGAAGGTAGCCGTTCGCGCCGTGCAGCTCGACCCCGTCGAACCCGGCAATACGCGCGTTGCGGGTGGCTTGGGCGAAGTCGGCGACAATGCCGGGGATCTCGCCGATGGCGAGCTCGCGCGGCACAGGAAAGTCTACCCGGCCCGTAGGTAGGAAAAAGTCGCCGGTGGCGGGGATCGGCGAAGGTCCGACCGGCTGCTCGCCATCACGCATTCCCGGATGGGCGACGCGGCCGCAATGCCAGACCTGGCACATGATCCGCCCGCCCGCAGCATGGACAGCGTCTGTGACCTTGCGCCAGCCGGCAACCTGGTCGTCGCGGTGCAGGCCGGGGCAGCGGATGATCCCATGCGCCTGATCGGAGACTTGCGTGCATTCGGTTACGATCAGGCCGGCGGACGCACGCTGGACGTAATAGTCGCGCATCAGATCGGTGGGCGTCCCATCCTCGCTGGCACGCGTACGGGTCATTGCGGACATGGCGATGCGGTTGGGCAGGGCGAGGCCGTTCAAGTCGTAGCTGTCGAAGAGGTTGGTCATGGTCGTGTCCTTATCGGGAGGGGGAGCAGGAAGAAGGGGTGAGCGCGTCACAGCATGTACCTGCCGCCGTTGACGTTGAGCGTCTGGCCGGACATGAAATCGGCGTCTGGTGAAGCCAAGAAGAAGACCGTGCCGACAAGGTCCTGGCCGGTCTCTTCGCGCTGAATCGCCCGAGCCCCAACTTGCGCTTCAAGCAGGCTGGCCGGCATCGTCTCCTTGACCTTCGGCGTGACGGTAAGTCCAGGTGCCACCAGGTTGACGGTGATGCCGTCTTTGCCGACCACCCGTGCCAAGCTACGCGAGAAGCCGAGCACGCCTGCCTTTGCGGCGACATAGTGGGTCTGTTCGGCGATCCCTTCGAACATCGAGCCCGAGCCGATATTAATGATGCGGCCCCAGCCCCGGCCCTTCATCAAAGGCAGCATGGCCCTCACCATCAGGAACACACCAGTCAAGTTGATGCCGATGACCTTGTTCCAGTCGGCGAGCGTGATTTCGTCGAACGCCTGAGTGGGAAAGAAACCGGCGCAGTTTACCAGTACGTCCACCCGGACGGCCTTGTCGCGGGCGAAGGCCGCGAGCGCGGCGCAGCTCGCCTCGTCGGCGATATTCGCCGCCAGCACGTGGAGCCTACCCTGTCCGTCGGCTTTGTCGGCCAGGATTGCGAGCGCCTCACCGGACATGTCGGTGGCGATGACGGTGTCGCCGTTGGCGAGAAAGCGCGCTACGAACAAGGCGCCCATGCCGCCGGCAGCGCCCGTGATGACAACGACGCGGTCTGTCCTCATGACGTTTTCTTTCCCGCACCAGCGAGTTCTTGGAAGTAGGCCCGCAAAGTGCGCGGCTCGCGGCCGAGGATGGCACGCAGCGTCAATGCATTGCCGCGCAGGCCGAACCGGTTGTAATGATCGAACATCGGCTGCATCGGTGCGGCCTCGGACCCAGGCGTGTCGGGATCGACCCGCACAGCCTTGATCTTGCGGCCGAGCGCCTCGCCGGCCAGCGCCGCCACGCCGGTCGAGCGCGCCCTCCGCGCACAGTTCAAAGGTGCCGTCGAGCAGCCGGTTCTCGGTCAAGGCAATGGCAGCCACCTCGGCCACGTCGCGATAGTCGACCCGCGAGAAGCGCGTATCTGTCGACCAGGGCTCGGCGACCGCGCCGGTCTCTACGATCCTGTTCCAGCTTCTCGCATAGTTCTGGAAGAAGAGCGTCGGGTGCAGGAAGCTGTATTGGAGGTCTGAGTCGAGCACGGCCTCCTCCACCGGTGCCTTCGCCGCATGATTCTGCAAGCCGCTCAGGACCGGGTGAATGACCGAGGAGAACACGAAACGCCGCACCCCGGCTCGGATGGCAGCGGCGACCATCGCCTCGCCAATCTTCGCCTCGTCGGAAAGGAACGCGGGCGCGATATAGAAGACCGATGTCATGCCGTTGAGCGCGCGGTCGAGGCTGGCGTCATCGCGCAGATCGCCGATAGCCACCTCCGCCGCGCCCTTCGCCCGAACCGCGTCGGCCGCATCGGCCGTCTGGATCAGCCCGCGGACGTGAGCGCCGCGCGCAGCCAGGGCGGGGATCACGAGACCAGCAAACTTTCCGTCCGCGCCGATCGCCAGTATCATGTCGTTCATTACTAAACACTCCCAATCGAGTACCGAATCAGCAGCTCAAAGGACGTCTCATTCTGAGGAGAAGCTGGCTTCTCTCGATGCTGATCAGGTCATTCAGTTGGGCATGCTCGCTAGAGCGGGCATCCCATCGTTCTGTGGACACTGCATGCCGCAGATGGCACAACGGAGCTGTGCCCGACCTCAATGATCTTCGTGTCTTTGGACAGGTGGGTTCGCTGCGCAGCTTCGCGGGCGCCGCTCGCGCGCTGTCGCTACCCAGGTCGAGCGTCAGCCGGAGCATCGCCCGGCTGGAGACAGCGCTCGGTACGCGGCTGATCCACCGGACGACGCGCGAGGTCGAATTGACACCGGCCGGCCAGAGCCTAATGGCACGCTCCGCCAGCGCGCTCGGCGAGCTGGGACAGGCGCTCGAATATGTCGGCAGTCTTGCAACCGAAGTGCAAGGTGAACTGCGTGTGAGCGTTGGAATAGGTTTCGGCATCAACGTAATTGCCGAGCAGCTTCCAAAATTTCTGCACCGTTATCCAGACGTTGATGTGCTGCTCGACCTGACCAGCCGCTACGCCGAACTCGTATCCGACCATGTCGATGTCGCGATCCGTCTTGGTCCTCTAGAAGACTCGTCGATGGTCGCTGTCCGGCTCGGCGAGATGAAACGCGTGCTATGCGCGTCGCCCACTTATCTGGAGCGCAGTGGCGAGCCTCGCACGCTCGAAGACCTCAAGGGCCATGCGATCATCGAGATGCCGGGGGTAGATGGCCGCACGCGGACTTGGAGCTTTTTACGCGATGACCGGACCAGCGACGTCGTCGTTGAACCCCGCGTGTCCGTCAACGATGCGCTAACGATCAACCGGCTTGTGCTGAACGGCGCGGGGATCGGCATTATCTCCTGCTATCTGTGCGCGCCCGAGATCGAGGCGGCGCGGCTCGTCCACCTGCTGCCTGAATGGACCACACCCGCGGTTGGCGTTCACATGATCTTCCCCAGTAAACGCGAACTCGCGCCGGCGGTGCGGGCCTTCGTCGACTTCATGAAGGAAGTGAACCCGCCGGGGCTGCACTGGCAGAACAATGAGTTGCCGACTGACTGTAGGCCAGATCGCCAGATTGCCTCCGCAACATGAGCGGTCATAGCCCCGGTTGGATCTACCCCAGTGAGGCATCGGCATGAGGTGCCTCACCGTGCCTCGATCAGGCCATCGAACGCCGGCTAGGACGATGAAGGTGGAGGGTCTAGACCCTCCAGAGACTGTACGCGGCGTACTGTCCTAATCATCCCATAAACCAGGGTTTGTTGGACAAAGTAGCCGGCCTCGCGGGTCGTGACGCAAGCCATCTGATCCCGGTGGCCTATGGTTGGCGATCAGCTTAGATCGCGGAGGTGCCGCCATCGACGGACAGCTCTATGCCGTTCACGAAGCTGGAATCGTCGGAAGCAAGGAACAGCGCCACCGTCGCGATCTCCTCGGGGCGGCCCATCTTCCCGCGTGGGATCAGGGCCTCGAACTGCCGCTTCGTCGCCGCATCGAACATCTTGTCCTGAATGGGCGTGGCGATCTGCCCCGGACTCAGCACGTTCACCCGGATTTGCCTGTGCTTCAGTTCGTTGAGCCACGCGCGGGCAAAGGCACGCAGCGCGGCCTTGCTTGCCGAATATGCGCTATAGTCGGGCCAGCCTTTCACCGACGCGATCGAGCCGGTCATGATGATCGAGCCGCCATCGTTGAACAACGGCAACGCCTTCTGCACCGTGAACAGCGTACCGCGCGTGTTCAGGCCAAAGAGCGTGTCAAAGTTCTTTTCGGTGATCTCGCCGATCTTCTGCGCCTCACCTCCCGCTCCGGCACTGGCGAACAACACGTCGATGCTGCCCTTCTCTCGCTTCACCGTCTCGAACAAGCGGTCTAGATCGCCGAGGTTGGCAGCGTCGCCCTGCACGCCGGTCACGTTCCGGCCGATCGACGCCACGGCCTCGTCCAGCACCTCCTGCCTACGGCCGGTGATGAACACATGCGCGCCTTCCTCGACGAACAGCTTGGCGCTGGACAGCGCCATGCCGCTCGACCCGCCCGTTACCACGACGGTCTTGCCTTCTAACTTTCCCATGACTGCTCCTTACATTACAAAGTGGATCACCGCCCCGCATATGTGGAGCACTGACCCGTTTGTCAAAGGGGCTTATGCGCGCCGACGCCAAAAGGAACTACAGCCATCTGCTTGCCGTCGCGCGGGACGTGATCGCCGAGCATGGTGCCGACGCCTCACTGCGCGAGATCGCGCGTCGGGCCGAAGTCGGCTTGGGCACGCTGCACCGCCACTTTCCGACGCGGGAGGCGCTGCTCGATGCGCTGCTTCGTGCGAGCCTCGATGGATTGACGCAGAAGGCGGCCGAACTGGAAGCATCAGCCGCCCCTGATGAAGCGCTGATCTCCTGGTTCCGCGAGGGGGTCGCGTTCGTCCAAGGCTACAGCGGTGTCGTGGACCTGATGGCGGCCGCTATCGCAAACCCGGAATCGGCCCTCCATGCGTCATGCACCACGGTCCGCTCAGCAGGCGCGGCACTCCTCCTCCGTGCTCAAGCGAAGGGACTGGCGCGGGCCGATTTGAACGGAACCGACCTGTTCGCCCTGATGGGCGCACTCGGGTGGATCGGCGACCAACCCTCGTTCGCGCCACGGGCCGATCGTCTCGTGGACATTATTGCCGGCGCGATCCTGACAACTCGGCACAGCAGCGGGACCAAGACTTCGCGCCGTGCTCCGATTTTGTAGCGCGACAATCTGGCACTGCCATTCAGCGACAATCAGAGCACCAAATCCGAAGACGTGATACTCTACCGTAGGTAGCATCGCTCTTCCATGGTCTGGGCTGGGCAGCCGCCTGTAAAGCCTGGCCTTTCAGGCCACCGCCTCCGGCGGCTGTGGGCCTGACAGGCGACCGCCCAGCCCAGAGGGGTTCCACCGGTGGATGTGAGGCTGATTGTCGCTGACAGCGTGGTTCTGATTGTCGCGGAACACCGATTTAGTGGCCGCGCTTGTCACGGTGCGGAAAGCGGAGGTTTGTTGCACGCCCGGACAAGCCCAACCGGCCTTGTGTAAGTTTTCTGTTCCGTTGCTTCTGTAATGGGCCCCTGGTGGTCAAGCTTCGAAGTGGTGTCCACTCGCCGGTTTCGTGCTTCTGCCCGTGATCGGCACCAGGCCGTCACATGATGCTTCATGAGGGAGCCGGCGGAGCAATCTACCCAGCGTAGTCTCGGGATCGCTCCCGGCCACTGCAACGGAACCTGCCTTACCGTCTCCGCGTCCCGGCGAAGGGACCTCGTGGGAGCTGAGCCGCTTGGCTCCGCTCCGAACTGTGTGCCTCTTTGCAGTTATGCCTTCGCAGCCGCCGCCGGGTCCTTGCCCCAGACGAACTCTGTCCCGTCCGCCCACATGCGATGGAGCACGGTGGCCAGCTTACGGGCTAGCGCCACCTTCGCCCTCCGCATACCCCGCCGCTTGGCGACGTCTAACGCCCAGCGCTTGAGCGTGCTGAACCGCGTCGCGCGCGTCAGCAACGCGTTGGCCGCATCGTGCAGCGCGGTTCGAACGGCGGCATCACCAACCTTCGTGATCGAACCGACGACATCCGTCTCGCCCGACTGATAGCGTTTGGGTGTCAGACCAAAGAAGGCGCCGACCGACTTGGACTTCTTGAACCGGTCTGGATCGTCCACGCCCGCCCGATAGGTCAGCGACACCAGCGCACCTACGCCTGGGACCGTCATCAGCCTGCGACAGACCTGATCTTCCTTGACGATGATCAGCACCTCGCGGTGCAGCTTGGCCAGCTCGCGCCACATCGCCTCGCGTGCCGCCAGCA is a genomic window containing:
- a CDS encoding SDR family NAD(P)-dependent oxidoreductase → MNDMILAIGADGKFAGLVIPALAARGAHVRGLIQTADAADAVRAKGAAEVAIGDLRDDASLDRALNGMTSVFYIAPAFLSDEAKIGEAMVAAAIRAGVRRFVFSSVIHPVLSGLQNHAAKAPVEEAVLDSDLQYSFLHPTLFFQNYARSWNRIVETGAVAEPWSTDTRFSRVDYRDVAEVAAIALTENRLLDGTFELCAEGALDRRGGAGRRGARPQDQGCAGRSRHAWVRGRTDAADVRSLQPVRPARQCIDAACHPRPRAAHFAGLLPRTRWCGKENVMRTDRVVVITGAAGGMGALFVARFLANGDTVIATDMSGEALAILADKADGQGRLHVLAANIADEASCAALAAFARDKAVRVDVLVNCAGFFPTQAFDEITLADWNKVIGINLTGVFLMVRAMLPLMKGRGWGRIINIGSGSMFEGIAEQTHYVAAKAGVLGFSRSLARVVGKDGITVNLVAPGLTVTPKVKETMPASLLEAQVGARAIQREETGQDLVGTVFFLASPDADFMSGQTLNVNGGRYML
- a CDS encoding LysR family transcriptional regulator; amino-acid sequence: MPDLNDLRVFGQVGSLRSFAGAARALSLPRSSVSRSIARLETALGTRLIHRTTREVELTPAGQSLMARSASALGELGQALEYVGSLATEVQGELRVSVGIGFGINVIAEQLPKFLHRYPDVDVLLDLTSRYAELVSDHVDVAIRLGPLEDSSMVAVRLGEMKRVLCASPTYLERSGEPRTLEDLKGHAIIEMPGVDGRTRTWSFLRDDRTSDVVVEPRVSVNDALTINRLVLNGAGIGIISCYLCAPEIEAARLVHLLPEWTTPAVGVHMIFPSKRELAPAVRAFVDFMKEVNPPGLHWQNNELPTDCRPDRQIASAT
- a CDS encoding SDR family NAD(P)-dependent oxidoreductase, translating into MGKLEGKTVVVTGGSSGMALSSAKLFVEEGAHVFITGRRQEVLDEAVASIGRNVTGVQGDAANLGDLDRLFETVKREKGSIDVLFASAGAGGEAQKIGEITEKNFDTLFGLNTRGTLFTVQKALPLFNDGGSIIMTGSIASVKGWPDYSAYSASKAALRAFARAWLNELKHRQIRVNVLSPGQIATPIQDKMFDAATKRQFEALIPRGKMGRPEEIATVALFLASDDSSFVNGIELSVDGGTSAI
- a CDS encoding TetR/AcrR family transcriptional regulator, with the translated sequence MRADAKRNYSHLLAVARDVIAEHGADASLREIARRAEVGLGTLHRHFPTREALLDALLRASLDGLTQKAAELEASAAPDEALISWFREGVAFVQGYSGVVDLMAAAIANPESALHASCTTVRSAGAALLLRAQAKGLARADLNGTDLFALMGALGWIGDQPSFAPRADRLVDIIAGAILTTRHSSGTKTSRRAPIL